The Miscanthus floridulus cultivar M001 chromosome 17, ASM1932011v1, whole genome shotgun sequence genome has a window encoding:
- the LOC136517479 gene encoding probable methyltransferase PMT23, whose product MAVPSSDRARRPFLLSLSLFLLISAILVLLFLFLDPSPGSLAFLPSRLSASAPSLAPPLLPQQQNHTPTRSPPHSTPDGSSATGKAEEGTGASALQPVVTKADANSSASEPSAKEASGGSGSPGAGDNSDARGVGADGKTDTSVAPVEKGGYDEVPPVSVRWQTCSRLGRGVSSTDYIPCLDNVRAIKALRSRRDMEHRERHCPLAPRLRCLVPLPAGYRTPVPWPRSRDMIWYNNVPHPKLVEYKKDQNWVTRSGDYLVFPGGGTQFKDGVGRYIQFVEQIMPTIQWGRRTRTILDVGCGVASFGGYLLDRNVITMSFAPKDEHEAQIQFALERGIPAFLAVIGTQKLPLPDNTFDVVHCARCRVHWYANGGKPLLELNRVLRPGGYFIWSATPVYRQGKRDQGDWNAMVTLTKSICWRTVVKSQDVNGIGVVIYQKPVSNSCYAERKTNEPPLCSERDGSRFPWYAPLDSCLFTTAITTSDERYDWPVPWPERLDVRYASPDDSASNKEKFEADTKYWKQLVSEVYFSDFPLNWSSIRNVMDMNAGFGGFAAALIDRPLWVMNVAPIGQPDTLPLIFNRGLIGAYHDWCESFNTYPRTYDLLHMSNLIGSLTNRCDLIDVVVEIDRILRPGRWFVLKDTLETIKKMRPILKSLHYETVVVKQQFLVATKSFWRPGKF is encoded by the exons ATGGCCGTCCCTTCCTCCGACCGCGCGAGGCGGCCCTTCctcctctcgctctctctcttcctcctcatctccgccatcctcgtccttctcttcctcttcctcgacccctcacctGGATCGCTCGCCTTTCTCCCCTCCCGTCTCTCCGCCTCAGCCCCTTCTCTCGCACCTCCTCTTCTTCCCCAACAGCAAAACCACACCCCTACGAGAAGCCCACCTCACTCGACACCAGATGGCTCGAGCGCCACCGGAAAAGCGGAGGAGGGCACTGGTGCTAGTGCATTGCAACCAGTCGTCACAAAAGCCGATGCCAACAGTAGCGCATCGGAACCATCCGCAAAGGAAGCCAGCGGTGGCAGCGGCTCGCCGGGAGCAGGCGATAACAGCGACGCCAGGGGAGTCGGGGCGGACGGGAAGACGGATACAAGCGTCGCCCCGGTGGAGAAAGGTGGGTACGACGAGGTGCCGCCGGTAAGCGTGAGGTGGCAGACGTGCAGCAGGCTGGGGAGGGGCGTGTCGTCGACGGACTACATCCCGTGCCTGGACAACGTGCGGGCGATCAAGGCGCTGCGGTCGAGGCGGGACATGGAGCACCGGGAGCGGCACTGCCCCCTGGCGCCCCGGCTCAGATGCCTGGTGCCGCTGCCCGCAGGGTACCGGACGCCTGTGCCGTGGCCGCGGAGCCGTGACATG ATTTGGTACAACAACGTCCCTCACCCAAAGCTGGTGGAGTATAAGAAAGATCAGAACTGGGTTACAAGGTCTGGTGATTATCTTGTTTTTCCTGGAGGTGGAACTCAATTCAAAGATGGCGTGGGAAGATACATTCAGTTTGTTGAACAG ATTATGCCAACCATACAATGGGGAAGGCGCACAAGAACTATCTTGGATGTTGGATGCGGTGTTGCCAGCTTTGGTGGATACCTGCTTGACAGGAATGTCATTACTATGTCATTTGCCCCAAAAGATGAGCATGAGGCTCAGATACAGTTTGCACTAGAGCGTGGAATTCCAGCATTTCTAGCAGTAATTGGAACACAAAAGCTTCCACTTCCTGATAATACGTTCGATGTTGTACACTGTGCAAGGTGCAGGGTCCATTGGTATGCAAATG GTGGAAAACCACTGTTGGAGCTTAATAGAGTACTAAGGCCTGGAGGATATTTCATTTGGTCTGCAACCCCTGTCTACCGTCAAGGGAAAAGAGACCAAGGCGACTGGAACG CAATGGTTACTCTGACTAAATCAATCTGCTGGAGAACAGTTGTAAAATCTCAAGATGTCAATGGAATTGGAGTTGTTATATATCAAAAGCCCGTATCGAATTCTTGTTATGCTGAAAGGAAGACCAATGAACCCCCTCTATGCTCCGAGAGAGATGGATCACGTTTTCCTTG GTATGCTCCTCTTGATAGTTGCCTTTTCACAACTGCCATTACCACTTCAGATGAAAGATACGATTGGCCTGTTCCATGGCCTGAAAGACTTGATGTTAGATATGCAAGTCCTGATGATTCTGCTTCTAACAAAGAGAAGTTTGAAGCTGATACAAAGTATTGGAAACAGCTCGTTTCAGAAGTATATTTCAGTGACTTCCCGCTTAATTGGTCAAGCATTCGCAATGTAATGGACATGAATGCTGGATTTGGAGG GTTTGCGGCAGCACTCATTGATCGACCTTTATGGGTTATGAATGTTGCGCCAATTGGTCAACCAGATACCTTGCCACTTATTTTCAACAGAGGTTTGATTGGGGCATATCATGACTGGTGCGAGTCTTTCAACACCTATCCACGTACCTATGATCTTCTCCACATGAGTAATCTCATTGGAAGTCTTACAAATAG GTGTGACCTCATCGATGTGGTGGTTGAAATCGACAGAATACTGAGACCTGGAAGATGGTTTGTGTTGAAAGACACATTAGAGACGATAAAAAAGATGCGCCCAATCCTGAAGTCTCTACACTATGAAACTGTCGTCGTGAAACAGCAATTTCTTGTTGCTACAAAGAGTTTCTGGCGTCCTGGCAAATTCTGA
- the LOC136516745 gene encoding ribonuclease MRP protein subunit POP4-like: protein MSTISDQKKRTLEALQQQYTAAKAKKLQDEQVKSQMKSNFNTPKPKFDAPRKGKGPEITPRQTYAQPSPHKGVAFSSSNRQQKPSASSGEEINPVYAELCFAFHDNLSKDGVSDLDGTEVVHSVIYDIIQKGGDAVKITKGAKKLKLEKGILLDNYVQRGPRLVDAQARSLLIHSKRSKRHMSLKQHKKCGSFDLDGTFHKYDFYKPMHEMWKDYIRELMKVTPKKKLSENLLSADLHGALLIVAECKAASYEGVNGIMIRDTAETFGIISEDNRFRVVPKAGSVFILQADCWKITLIGDKLSPREKLKEDQRQHRAQSQIR, encoded by the exons ATGTCGACTATCTCTGATCAGAAGAAACGCACGTTGGAAGCCCTTCAGCAACAGTATACTGCTGCAAAAGCTAAGAAATTGCAAGATGAACAGGTGAAGAGTCAGATGAAGAGCAATTTTAATACCCCTAAGCCTAAATTTGATGCACCAAGGAAAGGCAAAGGTCCAGAAATCACTCCTCGTCAAACATATGCCCAGCCTTCTCCTCATAAAG GTGTAGCATTTTCCAGTTCTAATCGTCAACAAAAGCCTTCCGCGTCCTCAG GTGAAGAAATCAATCCTGTGTATGCCGAACTTTGTTTTGCCTTTCATGACAATTTGTCCAAAGATGGTGTCTCG GATTTGGATGGCACAGAGGTTGTTCACAGTGTTATATATGACATCATTCAGAAAGGCGGAGATGCTGTGAAAATTACAAAGGGAGCCAAAAAGTTGAAGCTGGAGAAAGGGATCCTTTTGGATAATTATGTTCAGAGGGGTCCTAGATTAGTGGATGCCCAAGCAAGATCTTTGCTGATTCATTCAAAGCGATCAAAAAGGCACATGTCTCTCAAACAACATAAGAAATGTGGTTCATTTGATTTAGATGGTACATTCCACAA gtATGACTTCTATAAACCAATGCATGAGATGTGGAAGGACTATATCAGAGAGCTTATGAAAGTAACCCC GAAAAAGAAGTTGTCTGAAAACCTCCTTTCAGCAGATCTTCATGGGGCCCTTCTAATAG TGGCAGAATGCAAAGCTGCTTCATATGAAGGTGTAAACGGCATCATGATTCGGGATACTGCAGAGACATTTGGAATTATATCCGAGGACAACCGCTTCCGAG TTGTACCAAAAGCTGGTTCAGTTTTCATACTTCAAGCAGACTGCTGGAAGATCACACTGATCGGCGACAAGCTTTCGCCCAGGGAGAAGTTGAAGGAGGACCAGCGCCAACACCGTGCGCAATCGCAAATCAGATAG